The following proteins are co-located in the Salvelinus namaycush isolate Seneca chromosome 31, SaNama_1.0, whole genome shotgun sequence genome:
- the LOC120025456 gene encoding uncharacterized protein LOC120025456 isoform X2 has translation MVSLVPSVNSSPTSTLVPSVKLGPKTKDSAACLETCTVAQRVGRGQNATVTFKHFGTTESPLPGYRSQGFGTNPPFQRGDQHNFQNITSIPNQLYHDGSDQPPPPPLHISPCDQPPPPPLHISPCDQPPPPPPPLSPCDQPPPPPPPLSPCDQSPPPISPCDQPPTPFSSCVQLLPPFSSCVKPPPPPLLFSSCVQLPPLFSSCVQPTLSPSPFSPCDQPPPPFSSWAPPLPQPFTGSITFLEDNGQVTDPIHLQIPSHAGTAQFDHNKPHLGNQVQSCQQVSNTPSTNQDNFWRQSTSATGALEPVSTIVYSSRVIKDPRLSARETNNMQRSISMESESGQQTGTSVCILTVKPEHKNLQNVPKQEKNLRETGKKNDPKPCQPDTPIDCSTATLVNMSAPSSVIPTTENQPSSRMLKMKFQKYSPYFYLTKEERKAKIGSLQHLSFDEKKTLLERTNFYATYFQKSRCLLNQNDKVTTVDPGRLCKPGSIKRCLSSTDSVEMCNSPQKTHEDSGAYLQQQVRQHNLPQYTTNGDQRSKPIPEMSAHNPSIVCGAVEENVALQLERNAGNMEPEDMNLCSPEPTTTCLTETEEDAHKVTVEPQDEMAMKNYSPIPFHPQAVNQTATSESRQDTEVRSNLNSATEKKPQDALNVNSNASKQNTEASSKPNSIRDEKNLNIVPEIAEGNRQSRELRCEPILAEKKQTNAVSSVDDTMANENPSEPRCPVIYESHTDIMDACEEVCGMETSEEVMSVKVFCPGVMLRQNHERLLQKDRECYGIGQHQQNESNTFSTCDNLADNTEECQADDSKAKDTVYSFLYNRLQLSELFLSPNQHGSCSISGKHYLKPKCKDSPMDTNKSLLPPCNPNQVDIGEGCNLRITINADRELSAVTESPSLSKRFSVSECPQGTQASQTVQENETFSNNSIISENTPIDSVLKTSTYYTTFNRAHARNAKLIKMMAEKYKGKENASVRIMRNHQHSRVKKKSIVEKSTTDIPYSEISRASHKAITGHMQMPFMQREKDCLNVSHKNLKRKTFFPNKVTRNARENKHKSCFTFKSKVAAHKISDVLKTSTRVPIKSKKSTILKMIIDFRRKKRWGTFNHNRMYSQRNVCNALAKYITSSPTSNDNKRLRGNRFEKKHLKTPTRELETNMSMRDGNEKINEEKQIADAVDTTLTSSTIEIVNEEAAKSTSGSTASNFVEDIQHIEEVKDLSKSRTCNEGKPHDTETSQETQSNCTSLQNKLPPPKCTNTVAINQDNEGITEFKKHEVDLLKEKALQAHTHSIKEVEEANSDMAPAKEIISASENMEFPLDAAIKILCGSELNSNTPKPQEDIAWVLQHKYGKMETEKADTSDRTHYCNPLEQEDTPSKEVKLITRLRDYLTNFESIVRNPEPKTSDTLCETATNLPQICETMQNNVNDHKEKPVHLVVLDRVELRNLRPNAIPFPIKICTSIINTDNGLIHSKEQEHKEKTRGNKTNYYSIPCISPDSTSMLEVPEKSTQTPIDKNTTEAEISTSVPDINHGITIAEKYASREQQRQANCTIDANNMIMLKALAEIEPENSEFCQTKENTNQKPTSHIVRLNTKTFHRNFSVADISNALKHGDKVASLAELCPLRTECKVMMQYFILNFEEKQNVEVNRTIVSRDQILERYLDRPPVPMELKYEALNSFLELQIMMEAWQFVDNKMRFLSGQSTFRSLLWYDPTLYGELFKGKVGFQQQSSLYSSFQQSLINEGPIALQRYHLAVSTLNEQLKRAPEMSYYMYLKSKRERLEIEAALRNPSDIESFFLSVPLSCMVNFGDSVESLQRVQRLVTTFTETPADKLEDGFDVGKAEHLAMVFRFLQEKIYYLKACSNTMVSKTSWFGMEHILYDASKMLVWRDTKQAGSDEPQAKYKKANPQIVYGVTESGVSLLHTSVSKRTQLMVKTGTTAQRFRGRSRGRPPMENTRCAEKYPQHGSLPIIDLTKSPNRDNPDVYHWAKPPSNPAAHFQAWTHQENLVKSQVVNWGERSHDTQAMERNIPASSLSRPVPTYPEIRACLRTSKSGTAPNSQIQLPASMGGVGSKSDGRQQWAVSWIPHNPQNITGSDLRPMHPLWIGVGDNGHPPIGEPVLLEQTNLSSWSSLPSSPPPSVPAGNTAQQSLHSLPALTTTTNNFPPICEPLPINYPFFLLNGQTYSTANPELSTATLDNRGRFPPYVE, from the exons ATGGTTTCATTGGTTCCTTCTGTAAATTCTTCTCCGACTAGCACTCTAGTTCCATCTGTAAAACTGGGGCCAAAGACAAAGG ATTCAGCAGCATGTTTGGAGACCTGCACCGTGGCTCAAAGAGTGGGTAGAGGTCAGAATGCGACTGTGACATTCAAACATTTTGGGACAACTGAAAGTCCATTGCCTGGATACAGATCTCAGGGATTTGGAACAAACCCCCCATTTCAAAGAGGTGATCAACATAACTTCCAAAACATTACTTCAATCCCAAACCAATTGTATCACGATGGAAGTGACCAACCCCCACCGCCTCCACTACACATTAGTCCCTGCGACCAGCCCCCACCGCCTCCACTACACATTAGTCCCTGCGACCAGCCCCCACCACCTCCACCGCCCTTGAGTCCCTGCGACCAGCCCCCACCACCTCCACCGCCCTTAAGTCCCTGCGACCAGTCCCCACCGCCCATTAGTCCCTGCGACCAACCTCCAACACCCTTTAGTTCCTGTGTCCAACTTCTACCACCTTTTAGTTCCTGTGTCAAGCCCCCACCGCCTCCACTACTCTTTAGTTCCTGTGTCCAACTTCCACCACTATTTAGTTCCTGTGTCCAACCCACACTGTCTCCATCACCCTTTAGTCCCTGCGACCAGCCCCCACCACCCTTTAGTTCCTGGGCTCCTCCTTTACCACAACCATTCACTGGTTCAATTACCTTCTTGGAAGACAATGGACAGGTTACTGACCCTATACATTTACAGATCCCAAGCCATGCTGGAACAGCTCAATTTGACCATAATAAACCCCACTTAGGTAACCAAGTTCAGTCTTGTCAACAAGTTTCGAACACCCCGTCCACGAACCAGGATAACTTCTGGCGACAGTCTACATCTGCAACAGGTGCATTGGAACCAGTCTCTACTATAGTTTATTCTTCACGTGTGATTAAGGATCCCAGATTGTCGGCACGAGAAACTAACAACATGCAGAGATCGATTTCAATGGAGTCAGAGAGCGGTCAACAAACAGGTACCTCTGTCTGCATATTGACTGTGAAGCCAGAGCATAAGAATCTCCAAAATGTACCAAAACAGGAGAAAAATCTCAGGGAAACTGGAAAAAAGAATGATCCAAAACCATGCCAGCCTGATACACCAATAGATTGTTCTACTGCTACTTTGGTGAATATGTCAGCTCCATCCTCTGTGATACCTACAACTGAGAATCAGCCATCGTCTAGAATGCTTAAAATGAAGTTCCAGAAGTATTCTCCATATTTTTATCTGAccaaagaggagaggaaggcaaAAATTGGTTCTCTACAACATCTGTCATTTGATGAGAAAAAGACATTATTAGAGAGAACCAATTTTTATGCGACTTATTTTCAGAAGTCCAGGTGTCTACTCAATCAAAATGACAAGGTCACCACAGTCGACCCTGGGCGGCTATGTAAACCAGGAAGTATAAAAAGATGCTTGTCCAGCACAGACTCAGTGGAGATGTGCAACAGTCCTCAAAAGACTCATGAGGACAGCGGTGCATACTTGCAGCAGCAGGTGAGACAACATAATCTGCCCCAGTACACCACAAATGGTGATCAGAGATCAAAACCTATCCCAGAAATGTCAGCCCATAATCCATCAATTGTCTGTGGGGCTGTGGAGGAAAACGTGGCCCTCCAACTTGAGAGGAACGCAGGCAATATGGAACCAGAGGACATGAACCTTTGCAGCCCAGAACCCACCACTACATGTCTCACAGAAACGGAAGAGGATGCGCACAAAGTTACTGTGGAACCACAAGATGAAATGGCAATGAAAAATTACTCACCGATTCCATTCCATCCCCAGGCTGTCAACCAAACTGCAACCTCTGAAAGCCGGCAGGACACAGAGGTGAGGTCCAATCTTAACTCAGCAACAGAGAAAAAACCTCAGGATGCTCTAAATGTAAACTCTAATGCAAGCAAGCAGAACACAGAGGCAAGCTCCAAACCAAATTCCATAAGAGatgaaaaaaatctaaacattGTACCTGAAATCGCTGAGGgaaacagacagagcagagaacTGAGGTGTGAACCAATCTTAgcagagaaaaaacaaacaaatgctGTAAGTTCAGTGGATGACACAATGGCGAACGAAAATCCCTCAGAACCAAGGTGTCCAGTCATTTATGAGAGCCATACTGATATCATGGATGCTTGTGAAGAGGTTTGTGGTATGGAAACATCAGAGGAAGTTATGAGTGTCAAGGTCTTCTGTCCTGGAGTTATGTTAAGGCAAAATCATGAAAGGCTTTTACAGAAAGACAGAGAATGTTATGGAATTGGCCAACATCAACAAAATGAATCCAATACATTTTCTACCTGTGATAACTTAGCTGATAATACTGAGGAATGTCAGGCTGATGATTCAAAAGCCAAAGATACAGTCTACAGTTTCCTGTATAACAGGCTGCAACTCAGTGAGCTCTTTCTTTCACCTAATCAGCATGGATCATGCTCAATTTCTGGTAAACATTACCTTAAACCAAAATGCAAAGACAGTCCTATGGACACCAATAAATCACTCCTTCCGCCCTGCAACCCAAACCAAGTAGACATCGGAGAGGGATGTAACCTTCGCATCACAATAAATGCTGATAGAGAATTGTCCGCTGTCACGGAATCACCCTCTCTGTCCAAGAGATTTTCAGTGTCAGAATGTCCTCAAGGAACTCAAGCCTCACAAACTGTACAGGAAAATGAAACGTTTAGCAACAACAGCATTATCAGTGAAAACACACCCATTGACAGTGTTCTGAAAACATCCACCTACTACACCACCTTCAACAGAGCACATGCCCGCAATGCCAAATTAATCAAAATGATGGCAGAGAAATACAAAGGGAAGGAAAATGCGTCAGTGAGGATAATGAGAAATCATCAACATTCAAGAGTGAAGAAGAAATCGATTGTTGAAAAATCCACCACTGACATTCCATACTCAGAAATATCAAGAGCATCCCATAAAGCCATTACAGGTCATATGCAGATGCCATTTATGCAGAGGGAAAAAGACTGTCTGAATGTTTCCCACAAAAACTTGAAACGCAAAACCTTTTTCCCCAATAAGGTCACAAGAAATGCCAGAGAGAACAAACACAAATCATGTTTTACATTTAAATCAAAGGTTGCAGCTCACAAAATTTCAGACGTCTTAAAGACCTCAACGCGAGTTCCCATAAAATCTAAAAAAAGCACTATCCTGAAGATGATAATAGATTTTAGGAGAAAAAAACGTTGGGGGACATTCAATCACAACAGAATGTACAGTCAAAGGAATGTGTGCAATGCTCTTGCAAAGTATATTACTTCCAGCCCAACGTCCAATGATAATAAACGTCTGAGAGGTAATCGTTTCGAGAAGAAACATTTGAAGACACCAACGAGAGAGTTAGAAACAAATATGTCTATGAGAGATGGAAATGAAAAGATCAACGAGGAAAAGCAGATAGCTGATGCTGTCGACACAACCTTAACTTCGTCGACCATAGAGATAGTCAATGAAGAGGCTGCAAAATCTACTTCTGGGAGCACTGCGAGCAACTTTGTGGAAGACATTCAACACATTGAGGAAGTAAAGGATCTATCTAAAAGCAGAACTTGCAACGAAGGCAAGCCACATGACACAGAAACATCTCAGGAAACCCAGAGCAATTGCACTTCCCTTCAGAACAAATTACCTCCACCGAAATGCACCAATACTGTGGCTATAAATCAAGACAATGAGGGAATAACTGAGTTTAAAAAACACGAGGTGGATCTGCTGAAAGAAAAGGCATTACAAGCTCATACGCACTCTATAAAAGAGGTGGAAGAGGCCAACAGTGATATGGCGCCTGCTAAAGAGATAATTTCAGCTTCTGAGAACATGGAGTTTCCCTTAGATGCTGCCATCAAGATTCTTTGCGGCAGTGAGTTAAATTCAAACACACCCAAACCACAGGAAGACATCGCTTGGGTGTTGCAGCACAAGTATGGTAAAATGGAGACAGAGAAAGCAGACACATCAGATAGAACACATTACTGCAACCCACTGGAACAAGAAGACACACCCTCCAAGGAAGTGAAACTCATCACTAGATTAAGAGATTACTTGACAAATTTTGAGTCCATAGTTAGGAACCCCGAGCCAAAAACATCAGATACACTCTGTGAAACTGCAACGAATTTGCCACAGATTTGTGAAACTATGCAGAATAATGTCAATGACCATAAGGAGAAACCAGTTCACCTGGTTGTCCTTGACAGGGTGGAGTTGCGCAATCTGAGACCTAATGCAATTCCTTTCCCAATAAAGATATGCACTTCGATTATCAACACAGACAATGGCCTGATTCATAGTAAAGAACAGGAACACAAGGAGAAAACAAGAGGGAACAAAACAAATTATTACAGCATTCCTTGCATTAGCCCTGATAGTACTTCCATGTTGGAAGTCCCTGAAAAGTCCACTCAAACTCCTATTGACAAGAATACAACTGAAGCAGAAATCTCCACAAGTGTGCCTGACATTAACCATGGGATTACAATTGCAGAAAAGTATGCCTCAAGAGAACAGCAAAGACAGGCAAATTGCACTATTGATGCAAACAACATGATCATGCTCAAAGCACTAGCAGAAATAGAACCAGAGAATTCTGAATTTTGTCAGACAAAAGAAAACACCAACCAGAAGCCAACAAGCCACATTGTAAGGTTGAACACTAAGACTTTTCATAGAAACTTCAGTGTGGCTGATATCTCAAATGCACTAAAGCATGGAGACAAAGTAGCTTCCTTGGCCGAACTTTGCCCGTTGCGAACTGAATGCAAAGTCATGATGCAGTACTTCATCTTAAACTTTGAGGAAAAACAGAATGTTGAGGTCAATAGAACTATCGTCTCAAGAGATCAGATTTTAGAGCGATATCTGGACCGTCCTCCTGTACCAATGGAACTGAAGTACGAGGCGTTGAATTCTTTCCTGGAACTGCAGATAATGATGGAGGCCTGGCAATTTGTAGATAACAAGATGCGATTTTTGAGTGGACAATCTACATTTAGGAGTCTGCTCTGGTACGATCCCACTCTGTATGGGGAACTCTTTAAAGGGAAAGTGGGATTTCAGCAGCAGTCCTCTTTATATTCATCTTTCCAACAAAGCCTCATCAACGAAGGCCCAATTGCATTGCAGAGGTACCATTTAGCTGTCTCGACATTGAATGAACAGCTGAAAAGGGCCCCAGAAATGTCTTACTACATGTATCTCAAAAGCAAAAGAGAGAGGCTGGAGATTGAGGCTGCATTACGAAACCCCTCAGACATAGAGAGTTTCTTCCTCTCTGTACCACTGTCTTGCATGGTCAATTTTGGCGACAGTGTGGAAAGTTTACAGAGGGTCCAGAGGCTTGTGACGACTTTCACAGAGACTCCTGCAGACAAATTAGAAGACGGATTCGATGTTGGAAAGGCTGAGCACCTTGCCATGGTGTTCCGATTTCTTCAGGAGAAAATCTACTATTTGAAAGCTTGCAGCAACACGATGGTCAGCAAGACGTCTTGGTTTGGCATGGAACACATCCTGTATGACGCTTCGAAGATGCTGGTGTGGAGGGACACGAAACAGGCTGGGTCAGATGAGCCGCAGGCGAAATACAAGAAAGCAAAtccacaaattgtctatggggTGACTGAATCTGGTGTCTCACTGTTGCATACAAGCGTGTCAAAGAGGACCCAGCTCATGGTTAAGACTGGGACCACAGCACAGAGATTCAGAGGTCGGAGTCGGGGGAGACCGCCTATGGAGAACACTCGCTGTGCTGAG AAATATCCTCAACATGGGTCTTTGCCGATAATAGACCTCACAAAATC CCCTAACAGGGATAACCCAGATGTATACCATTGGGCCAAACCCCCAAGCAACCCTGCAGCCCATTTCCAGGCTTGGACACACCAAGAAAACCTTGTCAAGAGCCAGGTAGTAAACTGGGGTGAAAGGTCACATGATACGCAAGCCATGGAGAGGAATATCCCTGCATCTTCCTTATCCCGACCTGTGCCAACATACCCTGAAATCAGGGCCTGTCTAAGGACTAGTAAAAGTGGGACAGCGCCAAACTCACAGATCCAGTTACCTGCCTCAATGGGAGGGGTGGGAAGTAAATCAGATGGGAGGCAGCAGTGGGCCGTGAGCTGGATTCCCCATAACCCCCAGAACATCACAGGAAGTGATCTGAGGCCAATGCATCCTCTGTGGATTGGTGTTGGGGACAATGGTCATCCCCCCATCGGGGAGCCTGTCCTCTTAGAGCAAACTAATCTGTCTTCCTGGTCTAgtctgccttcttctcctcctccatctgtACCAGCAGGAAATACAGCACAACAATCTCTGCACTCCCTCCCAGCTCTCACTACCACTACAAATAATTTCCCTCCCATATGTGAGCCCCTTCCTATAAATTACCCATTTTTCCTCCTGAATGGTCAGACCTATTCCACTGCCAATCCTGAATTATCCACAGCAACTCTTGATAACAGAGGGAGATTTCCTCCCTATGTAGAGTAG